The proteins below come from a single Oxyura jamaicensis isolate SHBP4307 breed ruddy duck chromosome 1, BPBGC_Ojam_1.0, whole genome shotgun sequence genomic window:
- the PLEKHG7 gene encoding pleckstrin homology domain-containing family G member 7 — MQQQSSDYSPGLVKETCINMELLKSENKFHKENTVLCRSSSLENVFSPCETQPVSACMDTTMPTGDFTRRRGYTESSLLLKLPTEECAGSHHAPFQFDRHALARISTSPTLRRLRMASASQAPIFQDSSNTAQLGNQKEYTSSLHHICKSPPRCIKSSSLSLPSCVHAKLLSSKAKSETTIADPESASPGLKLPSQKDVSNGSPNEMLQNSWQVNSVTLPRRLPRPSRMPQEAIQKSELPIQRSAERRRSSVVVSLPGLEVFPGDLLVSDSALDYLPHAALLLNAESKKPRWPFAKRGVGKDKQKQDLEHCLSTVKIIECGTYDFCCFKSKSWHEFIKAQQTEQKDVNSRLEVKKEEAVWELFTSECTYFLDHLLVLKMIFMNTLKYLQSKEFLLDVDLWKLFANLEELNKISLSFLESFFEIVKEHVSESGSPTDFISILKKFFQGDLCQTHQIYCLNYTSAVFYLENLRQREDFGIYLKWCEQNEQCRRLHLPELLVAPLHRLTRYPLLLNNIWKRSTDEMEKGSIWSVKEKVEKSIRDLEGKVKWLDNFQKFRQLHEVIIWPQIWDRDKRFFVPECLKQNLRENSSENILSSASRLLLHEGRLTLAESTRLLDVYLFLFDDFLLITKIKRIKKKYGGSDTGLIPVCPSLAPELQSLIREGGVCSVLDQPIPLDRLILKNVDPIHITVFSLRNTFLIQHENRYRQCVAVFLLQAQTETAKKTWMSQIEMAISNYTKQHETKKSTLFCFPAESSEI, encoded by the exons ATGCAGCAACAAAGTTCTGATTATTCTCCAGGCTTGGTCAAAGAAACCTGCATCAATATGGAACTTCTAAAGAGTGAAAACAAGTTtcataaagaaaacactgttttgtgTAGAAGCAGCAGTCTAGAAAATGTCTTCAGTCCCTGTGAAACACAACCAGTATCAGCTTGTATGGACACCACCATGCCTACAGGTGACTTCACTCGAAGACGTGGGTATACTGAGTCTTCACTTCTCCTGAAGCTTCCCACAGAGGAGTGTGCTGGGAGCCATCATGCACCTTTCCAGTTTGACCGGCATGCTCTGGCCAGAATTTCCACTTCTCCAACTTTAAGGCGTCTACGGATGGCCTCTGCCTCACAGGCACCAATATTTCAGGACTCTTCTAACACAGCTCAGCTAGGGAACCAAAAGGAATACACCAGCTCTCTCCACCACATTTGTAAAAGTCCACCCCGGTGCATTAAATCTTCTTCACTGTCTTTGCCTTCTTGCGTCCATGCAAAATTACTGTCTTCCAAAGCAAAGTCAGAGACAACCATAGCAGATCCGGAGTCTGCCAGCCCCGGATTAAAGTTACCAAGCCAAAAAGATGTCAGCAATGGCAGTCCCAATGAGATGCTCCAAAACTCTTGGCAAGTCAACTCTGTTACACTGCCTAGGAGACTCCCCCGCCCCAGCCGTATGCCACAGGAGGCTATCCAG aagagtgAACTGCCTATACAAAG ATCAGCCGAGCGCCGGCGTAGCTCTGTGGTAGTGAGTTTGCCGGGACTCGAGGTGTTCCCTGGAGACCTCCTGGTGTCAGACAGTGCCTTGGACTACCTGCCTCACGCAGCCCTGCTGCTAAACGCAG AGTCCAAAAAGCCAAGGTGGCCGTTTGCCAAAAGAGGAGTT GGTAAAGACAAACAGAAGCAAGATCTGGAACACTGTCTTTCAACTGTTAAGATCATAGAATGCGGCACATATGATTTCTGCTGCTTCAAG AGTAAATCTTGGCATGAGTTTATAAAGGCTCAACAGACTGAGCAGAAAGATGTCAACAGCCGGTTGGaagtgaaaaaagaagaagcagtGTGGGAACTTTTCACAAGTGAATGCACTTACTTTCTGGATCATTTGCTGGTTCTCAAGATG atatttatgaACACTCTCAAGTACCtccagagtaaagaatttctctTGGATGTGGATTTATGGAAACTCTTTGCAAACTTGGAGGAGTTAAACAAg ATAAGTCTCAGTTTTCTGGAAAGTTTTTTTGAAATTGTGAAGGAACATGTCAGCGAGTCAGGGTCGCCTACAGATTTCATCTCCATACTCAAAAAG TTTTTCCAGGGTGACCTCTGCCAGACGCACCAGATTTATTGCCTCAATTATACATCCGCTGTCTTCTACTTGGAAAACCTGAGACAGAGAGAAGATTTTGGCATCTACCTGAAA TGGTGTGAACAAAACGAACAGTGCAGGAGACTGCACCTGCCGGAGCTGCTGGTCGCTCCTTTGCATCGACTGACCCGCTATCCCCTCCTCCTAAACAATATCTGGAAGAGGAGCACTGACGAAATGGAGAAAGGCTCTATCTGGTCAGTTAAAGAGAAGGTGGAAAAGTCCATAC GGGATCTGGAAGGCAAAGTCAAGTGGCTGGACAACTTTCAGAAGTTCCGGCAGCTGCATGAGGTCATAATTTGGCCTCAAATCTGGGATCGTGACAAGAGATTCTTTGTCCCAGAG TGCTTGAAACAAAACttgagagaaaacagcagtgaaaacattttgtcttcAGCAAGCAGACTTCTTCTCCATGAAGGGAGGTTAACGCTAGCAG aaAGCACAAGACTCCTTGATGTCTACCTCTTCCTGTTTGATGATTTCCTATTAATTACCAAAATTAAACGTATCAAAAAG AAATACGGGGGCTCAGATACAGGCTTAATCCCTGTCTGTCCTTCCCTCGCTCCCGAGCTGCAGTCACTCATAAGAGAAGGCGGGGTTTGCTCAGTCCTTGACCAGCCCATCCCACTGGACAGACTGATACTGAAAAACGTTGACCCCATCCACATAACAG TCTTCAGCCTGAGAAATACTTTCCTAATACAGCATGAAAATAGGTATCGGCAGTGCGTAGCAGTCTTCTTGCTACAAGCACAAACAGAGACTGCCAAG AAAACATGGATGTCACAGATAGAAATGGCAATCTCCAATTACACTAAGCAACATGAAACCAAGAAAAGCACTCttttctgcttcccagctgAATCCTCTGAAATTTAA